One stretch of Tenacibaculum sp. MAR_2010_89 DNA includes these proteins:
- a CDS encoding efflux RND transporter periplasmic adaptor subunit yields MRRIAIIIITATLLASCGSKEQSVESVINSKDLKTIRTKKDELDKKQQELATQIKLLNNEIAKLDTNKKVPLITAISAHEEVFVHYLDLQGNVQTKKNVLVYPEMAGKLVKVYVKEGQRVVKGQALAKIDDGGLYQQVAQVEVQAALAKTTFERQKRLWDQKVGSEIQFLQAKTNYEAATRSVNQLKQQLGRSVIKAPFTGIVDDVIKEEGTVVAPGAGAEVFRVVNLRNMYIETDVPESYITTVKKGKEVQVEFPVLGKTVTSSVRQAGNFINPANRTFKVEVGVPNKDRSIKPNLTAKLRINDYTNQKAILIPQSIISENAKGEQYVYIVENVKNKIGKARQVIIKTGKTQGDVIEVLSGLTNGVQIIEEGARSVKDKQEVKLLNQ; encoded by the coding sequence ATGAGAAGGATTGCAATTATAATAATCACAGCAACACTTTTAGCTTCATGTGGAAGCAAAGAGCAATCAGTTGAGTCGGTAATAAACTCAAAAGATTTAAAAACAATTCGTACTAAAAAAGACGAGTTAGATAAGAAACAACAAGAATTAGCTACTCAAATTAAATTATTAAACAATGAAATAGCTAAGTTAGATACAAATAAAAAAGTACCATTAATTACTGCCATTAGTGCTCATGAAGAAGTTTTTGTTCACTATTTAGATTTACAAGGGAATGTGCAAACTAAAAAGAATGTACTAGTATATCCTGAAATGGCTGGTAAATTAGTAAAGGTTTACGTTAAAGAAGGACAACGAGTAGTAAAAGGTCAGGCATTAGCTAAAATTGACGATGGTGGTTTATACCAACAAGTTGCTCAAGTAGAAGTTCAAGCTGCATTAGCGAAAACTACATTTGAAAGACAAAAAAGATTATGGGATCAAAAAGTTGGTTCTGAAATTCAATTTTTACAAGCAAAAACAAACTATGAAGCTGCTACTAGATCTGTAAATCAATTAAAACAACAGTTGGGAAGAAGTGTAATTAAAGCACCTTTTACAGGAATTGTTGATGATGTAATTAAAGAGGAAGGTACTGTAGTAGCACCTGGAGCTGGGGCAGAAGTGTTTAGAGTTGTTAACTTAAGGAATATGTATATTGAAACTGATGTTCCAGAAAGCTATATAACAACAGTAAAAAAAGGAAAAGAAGTACAAGTAGAGTTTCCAGTTTTAGGAAAAACAGTAACATCTTCTGTACGTCAAGCCGGAAACTTTATAAATCCTGCTAATAGAACATTTAAAGTTGAGGTTGGAGTGCCAAATAAAGATAGAAGCATTAAACCAAACTTAACAGCGAAGTTAAGAATTAACGATTACACAAATCAAAAAGCTATTTTAATTCCTCAAAGTATTATTTCTGAAAATGCAAAGGGAGAGCAATATGTATACATTGTTGAAAATGTTAAGAATAAAATAGGAAAAGCGAGACAAGTAATTATAAAAACAGGTAAAACTCAAGGAGATGTTATTGAGGTTTTATCAGGTCTTACCAATGGAGTTCAAATTATAGAAGAAGGAGCTCGTAGCGTTAAGGATAAACAAGAGGTTAAACTATTAAACCAATAA
- a CDS encoding TolC family protein: MRKYIYSVFVFFCTSFLLAQEKEMSISMQEAIDYAIKNNYSNKIASKNIEAAKERKWETTTIGLPQIDGKVDYQNWLKQQVSLLPGEIAGGAPGSFVPVRFGTQQTMNASVTLRQLLFDGSYLVGLQSAKTYLKISEQAKEKTVLTTREAVINAYGNVLITEETISILEKNRKVLQKNLNETQKIYDNGLTELENVEQLQITLGNVENNLNNAKRMKEIAYQMLNISLGSSIEKKLVLTDSLNSLVVTNTDLDLLSKVFDVKKHIDFKMVENDRESKRLLMKLEQSKALPSLSAFVNYGANANSNDFNFFSGDQKWFDYSLLGVTLNVPIFSSFGRKSKTARARIELENADIKKEEVKQKLRLQAKSAKSEYQLSIENYDTAKKNLALAERIEKKQQIKFFEGISSSFDLLQAQNQLYSQQNNYVQSMLNVIAKKAKLENALNIPIK; this comes from the coding sequence ATGAGAAAATACATATATAGTGTATTTGTATTCTTTTGTACGAGTTTTTTACTCGCACAAGAAAAAGAAATGAGTATATCAATGCAAGAGGCAATTGATTACGCTATAAAAAATAACTACAGCAATAAAATAGCTTCAAAAAATATTGAAGCTGCAAAAGAAAGGAAATGGGAAACAACAACAATTGGTTTACCTCAAATTGATGGAAAGGTAGATTATCAAAACTGGTTGAAACAGCAAGTTTCTTTATTGCCAGGAGAAATTGCAGGAGGTGCTCCTGGGTCTTTTGTACCTGTGAGATTTGGAACGCAACAAACAATGAATGCTTCCGTAACATTAAGACAATTACTATTTGATGGTTCTTATTTAGTTGGATTGCAATCTGCTAAAACATACTTAAAGATTTCTGAGCAGGCAAAAGAAAAAACTGTTTTAACAACAAGAGAAGCAGTAATTAACGCATATGGTAATGTTTTAATAACTGAAGAAACTATTAGTATTTTGGAGAAAAACAGAAAAGTTTTACAAAAAAACTTAAATGAAACTCAAAAAATATATGATAATGGATTAACAGAATTAGAAAATGTTGAGCAGCTACAAATAACTCTTGGTAATGTAGAAAACAATTTGAATAATGCGAAAAGAATGAAAGAAATTGCATATCAAATGTTAAATATATCATTAGGAAGTTCAATAGAAAAAAAGTTAGTGTTAACTGATTCGTTAAATAGCTTAGTGGTTACTAATACCGATTTAGATTTGCTAAGTAAAGTATTTGATGTTAAAAAACACATTGACTTTAAAATGGTTGAGAACGATCGTGAAAGTAAACGATTATTAATGAAGTTGGAACAAAGTAAAGCTCTACCAAGCTTATCAGCTTTTGTTAATTATGGAGCTAATGCCAATTCAAATGATTTTAATTTTTTTAGTGGAGATCAAAAATGGTTTGATTATTCCTTGCTAGGGGTAACTTTAAATGTGCCTATTTTTAGTAGTTTCGGAAGAAAGTCAAAAACAGCTAGGGCTAGAATTGAATTAGAGAATGCTGATATTAAAAAAGAAGAAGTAAAGCAAAAACTTCGCCTTCAAGCAAAATCAGCAAAAAGTGAATATCAACTAAGTATTGAAAATTATGATACTGCTAAGAAAAATTTAGCATTAGCAGAGCGAATAGAAAAAAAACAACAAATAAAGTTTTTTGAAGGGATATCTTCAAGTTTTGATTTGTTGCAAGCACAAAATCAATTGTATTCGCAACAAAATAATTATGTGCAATCGATGTTAAATGTCATTGCCAAAAAAGCCAAATTAGAAAACGCACTAAACATACCTATTAAATAA